The genomic segment GTAGGTCGAATAGCTGTCGTTGGCGACGGCGCTTTGCAACAAATGCATCAGGCCCGCCGAATAGGCATGTTCTTCGCCACCATTGCGTTGCTTGTAGAAGCCACCGACCGGAAGCCGCGCAACCGCGCTGTCGAAGGCATCGGCATGACGGTCGCGTGCGTTGACGTAGAGCGAGTGGTAGCCTTCGCCCGAAATCTTGTTCGGCATGCCGGGGAAGAAGTCGTTGACGAGTGCGCGGCTGAGACCAACCGCTTCGAAGTTATAGCCGCCACGATAGCTGGAGATCACCGCGATGCCCATTTTGGACATGATCTTGAGCAGGCCTTCATTGACCGCCGTGCGGTAGTTACCCACCGCCGTTTCCAAGCTGATATCGCCCAGAAGCCCGCGGGCATGGCGGTCCGCAATGGCGGCTTCGGACAGATAGGCGTTGACCGTGGTGGCGCCGACGCCAACGAGCACGGCGAAATAATGTGTGTCCAGACATTCGGCGGAACGGACATTGATCGACGAATAGCTGCGCAGGCCATTGCGGACGAGATGCGTGTGAACGGCAGCCGCCGCCAGGATCATGGCGATGGCGACGCGGTCGGGTCCGATATTCTCGTCGGTCAGGAACAGCTCCGACTTGCCCATGCGGACGGCTTCGACCGCTTCTTCGCGAATGCGGGAAATGGCCGCGCGCAAACCTTCCTGCCCGGCGGCGATATCATAGGTGCAGTCAATCTCGGCGGCGACGGGGCCAAAGGCGGCCTTCAACCGGTGCCATTCGGCCGCGGTCAGCACGGGGCTTTCCAGCACCAGAACGTCGGCATTCTGGCTCTTTTCGTCCAAAATATTGGCAAGGTTTGAAAAGCGTGTCTTCAGGCTCATCACATGCCGTTCGCGCAAGGAGTCGATCGGCGGGTTGGTGACCTGGCTGAAATTCTGGCGGAAGAACTGGCTGATCAGGCGCGGCTTGTCGCTGATCACGGCGAGCGGGGTGTCGTCGCCCATGGACCCGATGGCTTCCTTGCCATCCTCGATCATCGGCGCGAGGATCATTTCCACATCCTCAAGGGTCATGCCTGCGGCAATCTGGCGCTTGGTCAATTCGGCGCGGCTCCATATGGGCAACGCGTCGCCCGACGCTTCGGGCAAATCGGCGATCCGGCGGAACCCTTTGACGAGCGCGCCATAATCCTGCTCGGCAGAGATCCGGTCCTTGAGCTCTTCGTCGCGGTAGAGTTTGCCTTCGTCCAGATTGACGGCAATCATCTGTCCGGGGCCCAAGCGGCCCTTTTCCAGGATCGTCGATTCCGGCAGCACAACCATCCCGGTTTCCGAACCGATGACCAGCAGATTGTCCGACGTCCGGCTATAGCGCAGCGGACGCAAGGCATTGCGGTCGACGCCGGCGACGGCCCAATGCCCGTCAGTCATGGCGAGGGCAGCAGGGCCATCCCATGGCTCCATCACCGAGGCCATATATTCATACATCGCGCGGTGGGTGGCGGGGATATTGGGGTTGGACTGCCATGCTTCGGGGATCAGCATCAACTTGGCGGTCGGCGCTTCCTTGCCCGAGCGGACGAGCGTTTCGAATACGGCATCCAGCGCAGCGGTGTCCGATGAGCCTGCAGGGATCACCGGCTTGATATCGTCGGACTGCGCGCCAAAAGCGATGGAGGCCATCTTGATCTCGTGGCTCTTCATCCAGTTCTGGTTGCCGCGAATGGTGTTGATTTCGCCATTATGCGCAAGGCCGCGGAACGGCTGTGCCAGCCACCATTGGGGGAAGGTGTTGGTCGAATAACGCTGGTGGAAAATCGCGACCCGGCTTTCAAAGCGGTCGTCCTGAAGGTCGGGGTAAAAGACCGACAGGCTTTCGGCAAGGAACAGGCCCTTGTAGACAATCGACCGGCACGATAGCGAGCAGATGTAGAAATCGCGGATCTGCGCGGCGATGATCTTCTTCTCGATCCGGCGGCGGATGAGGTAGAGATTTTTCTCGAACTCGGTCGCGTCCACGTCGTCGGGCATGGGCCCGGCAATCATGATCTGCTCGATTTCCGGACGTGTGGCTTGTGCCTTGGTGCCGATGACCGACACATCGACCGGCACCTGCCGCCAGCCATAGATGGTGTAACCGGCATCGATAATCTCGGCCTCGACAATGGTTCGGCAATTTTCCTGCGCCCCCAGATCGGTGCGCGGCAGGAAGACCATGCCCACGGCCAAGCGGTTGGGCATCGGCCGGTGGCCGCTGTCCGAAATCGCATCGTCGAAAAAGCGCACGGGCAGGTCGATATGCAGACCTGCGCCATCGCCCGTCTTGCCATCGGCATCAACCGCACCGCGATGCCACACCGCTTTCAACGCCTCGATCCCCGCCGCAACGACGCGCCGCGACGGCTTGCCATCCGTCGCCGCGACCAAGCCGACGCCGCAGGCATCGCCTTCGGATTCGGGATGATACATGCCCTCGCGTGCGAGGCGCTCATGTTCGGGGGTGGGGAAATGGTGTGTCATGCGTGGGGTCCGTTATTTGGGCGCTGCGGGTGGCGGGACGGCGTTGTCGGGAATGTCTTCGGCGGCCATGGGCTCGGGTGCCGGTTCAGGCTTCCATCCTTGCGCGAGGAAGCGCTGGCGTGCTTCGTCAATGGCGGAAACCTGCGCATCCTCATAGGCGGTGTATGCGGCGTCGGATTTGGCATTTGCCTTTGCATAAGCGTCGGACAGTTTCGTTGCCTTGCTGCGTGCGGCGGGTTGCCAGTTCTCTTCGGCATACCAGGGTTCTTCGCCAGTTTCATCAGAGCCCGCTACATCAGCGGTTGCGGCTGCCGCTGCCTCCATTGCGGATTCACCTCCCGGCTTGGGCGGCGGTGGAAGATGCGCGGTTGCGGCTTGCACCTTTTTCATGATCGCGGGCATGGCTTCCATGATCTTCGGCATCATGCCGAACGAGGCATCCATCATTTCCTTGTCGGTAAAGGTCGCCATGAAATTACCCGCAAAGGCTGCGCCGCTGGGCGTTGCGAAAAAGCTGTTCATGTCGGCCAATTCCCTGGCGCTATATTTGCGCGCGTAGATTTTGGCCAAGGCCTCGCGGACGGTTGGTTCAATGGCGCTCATCAGGTCGCCCATCTCGGTGAACATCACCTTCATCGTGATGTCCATGCGCTCCTTGAAATTCGGATCTGCCTCGGCGAGGATTTCGGCCATTGTCTTGCCCTTGACCGCGGCCGCCGCTTCGCTGCCGACCTCTTCGCCAGCCATCCCCGCCATGGTGGCTGCGTCCATCCCCATCATCTGGTCGACGATGCCGCCCGCCATTGTGTCCATCATGTCCTTCATGATCTTCTGATAGGTGCCGGGCGGGATCAGCTTGGCTACCGTCTGCTCGGCCAGTTTCAGGCGCACCGGATCAACCGGTGCAGGCGCGGTCGTTGCGGCAGGCGTTTCGGCAGAGGCGGAAACAGTCAGCGCAAAAGAGGATACGGTTAGCGAAAGGCCCAGTAATGTGGATTTCAGCATGGTTATTCTCCCAAAGGTCAGGCCGCGACTTTTGCCGCTTTTGCCTTGGCCTGCAACCAGTTGTGGATATGCTGCGTAACGTCGCGTCCGTCGCGGATAGCCCATACGACGAGGCTCGCGCCGCGGACGATATCGCCAATGGCGAAGACGCCGTCCAGATTGGTCATCTGCGTTGTGTGATCGACACGGATGGTGCCCCAGCGGGTGACGTTCAGATCCTGCGCGCCGAACAGGACGGGCAGGTCTTCGGCTTCAAAACCGAGGGCGGTGATGACCAGATCGGCATTCACCGTGAAGTCGCCGGCCGGATCATTTTCCGGCGCGCGGCGGCCCGATGCGTCAGGTGCGCCCAGCCGCATCTTGGAGACATGGACCCGCTCGACCTTGTCGGTGCCGTCAAAGCCCTTGGGACCCGACAGCCAGACAAATTCGACGCCCTCCTCTTCGGCGTTCGCGACTTCGCGCTGCGACCCCGGCATATTTTCGCGGTCCCGGCGGTAGAGGCATTTGACCGACTTTGCGCCCTGCCGGATGGCGGTGCGCACGCAATCCATCGCGGTATCGCCGCCGCCGATGACGACAACATCCTTGCCTTCGGCATTCAACGCGCCGCTCTCGAACGCTTCGACGGTGTCGCCAAAGCCCTTGCGGTTCGAGGCGGTCAGATAGTCGAGGGCGGGCACAATGCCATCAAGGCCAATGCCCGGCGTCTTGATATCGCGTGCTTTATAGACGCCCGTCGCGATAAGCACGGCGTCATGCTTTGCACGCAGATCATCCAGCGATGCGTCACGCCCCACTTCGAAATTGGCGTGGAAGATGATGCCGCTGTCTTCCAGCCGCTTGATGCGGCGCATCACGACATCCTTTTCCAGCTTGAAGCCGGGGATACCATAGGTCAGTAATCCACCCATGCGGTCATAGCGGTCGTAGACATGAACATCATAGCCCGCGACGCGCAGATATTCCGCCGTCGTCAGTCCGCCAGGTCCTCCGCCGATGATGCCGACGGACTGTCCGCGCGCGGCACCAACTTCGATGGGCTCGACCCAACCCTGTTCCCATGCGGTATCGGTGATATATTTTTCGACCGAGCCGATGGTCACGGCATCGTGTCCGGAAAACTCGATGACGCAATTGCCTTCGCACAGCCGGTCCTGCGGACAGATGCGGCCGCAGATTTCCGGCATCGTGCTGGTCAGGTTGGACAGTTCATAAGCCTCGCGCAAACGGCCTTCGGCGGTCAGGCGGAGCCAGTCGGGGATGTGGTTGTGCAACGGGCAATGGACCGAGCAATAAGGCACCCCGCATTGCGAGCAGCGCGAGGCCTGGTCAGCGGCGGCTTCGGGGGCGTAGCGGTTGGCGATTTCGTCAAAATCCTCGGCACGCAACTCGGGCGCGCGCTTTTCCGGATAGGCCTGCGCCTTGGATATGAATTTCAGCATGGGGTCTTTGGCCACGACGCACTCCTTTACATCGCGTCGCGCATAGACCGCTCTACCCATGCTGTCACGTGTAAAGCGTCTAAATAGGTCAGTTATACTGACTTAAATTGGCATTTCTTTTTGCTAGTTTCACGCCAGCGAAATTTTATTACAATAAATTAATTCCGTTTCGGCCCTATCTCTGCGCCAACCAGATAAGCGCGGCGGTTCCTGCGATGATTCGGTACCAGGCAAAGGGACCAAATCCGTAGCGCGTGACGACCGCCAGAAATGCCTTGATGACAATCCAGGCAACCACGAACGATACGAAGAAACCGATACCGATCAGGCCCATATCGTCCATGCTCACCTGATCCCGATGCTTGAACAGCTGTAGTATCGTCGCCCCGGTCAGCGTCGGCATGGCTAGGAAAAAGCTGAATTCGGCAGCGGTCTTGCGGTCAATGCCCAGCGACATTGCGCCCAATATGGTGGCGCCGGAACGGCTGACCCCGGGGATCATGGCAAGGCATTGTACCAACCCGATCATCGCCGACTGTTTCACCGACAGCGCGGCAACGCCGCCGCTTTCTTCGGGCTTGGCGTATTTTTCGACGACCAATATGGCAAAGCCGCCGATGATCAACGCCCACGCCACGATGACGGCATTTTCCAGCATCACCTCAATGATGTCGCCAAAGGCAAGGCCCAGAATGACGGCCGGAAAGAAGGCAAGGAGCAGATTGCGGACAAACGCAATCGCTCCGGACTCCAGCGTGAACAGCCCTTTGAGGACATCCATGAAGGTCCGCCAATAGAGAACAACCACGGCGAGAATTGCCCCCGGCTGGATTGCGATATTGAAGATTGCCCAGCGGCCCGCGTCATATCCCAGCAGCTCGGTCGCGAGGATGAGGTGACCGGTGGAGGATACTGGGAGAAATTCGGTCAGACCCTCGACAATGCCCAGGATGATTGCAACCAGCCAATCCGTCATGCCTGCACATCCGCTGCGGCTTCTGTGGACGTTGTACCGAAACGGCCATGCTTGCGATAGAGGGTGAGCCAGTCGTGTGCGACCACATCCATGGGTGTGGGGACAATGCCATAAGCGGCAAGCCCGTCCGTGCCGGTGACGACATTATCGTTTCCGAGCATACGGAACTGGTCCATCGTGATGGGCGCGCCGGGCAACCATCCGGTTGTTTTGGCAAGCAGCTCCGCGGCCATGTCGGGGACTTCGATGAAAAGCGGATCGCGGCCAATTGCTTTGGCAATCCAGCGGTTCAGGTCCAACATGGACAGGATCTCGGGCCCACCCAGCTCCAAGGTTTGACCCTTGGTGCCCGTCAACGCGGCGGCAACGGCTTTTGCAACATCGCCTACGAACACAGGCTGGAACCGTGTGGCGCCACCAATGACGGGAACAACGGGGAGCATGCGGATCAGGCCTGCGAAACGGTTCAGGAACTGATCCTCACGACCAAAGACAATCGAGGGGCGCAAAATGGTGGCGGTCGGGAAATGCTCACGCACTGCGGCTTCACCGGCCGCCTTGCTCTTTCCATATTCCGCAATGCTTTCGGGATCGGCGCCAATGGCCGAAATATGGACAAGCGCAGCAGCACCCTGTTCGGCGGCAGCCTTGGCGATGTTGCGCGCGCCGATATTTTGAATTGCATCCATATCGGCGAAACTGCCGACCAGATTGACCACGGCGTCCGCATCGGCGACAGCGCGTTTGACGCTGCCGGGTTTGCGGACATCGGCGGCGACCAGTTGGACCTGACCCAGATTGCCCAGCGGTTTGATATAGATGGCGTTGGACGGGTTGCGGCAAGCGACGCGGATGCGCACGCCCATGGCCAGCAACTCTTGCGCGACATAGCGGCCCAAAAAGCCGCTGCCTCCGAAAATGGTAACTAATTTGCCCTGCATAAATACTCCGTCACGCATCGCGATATGTTGCCTGCGCTTTGCACGACCCCTGAACGGCTTTCAAGGCCGATAAACGCCTCGGCGCCGGTTGAACCGATGTGCGGTCTCTCGAATCAGGTCGTCGGAAGTGCGCAGCATCCGTTTTGGAGCAGTCTGCCAAGCCTGTGCGTCAACGGGCTCCCCAACGGGCTGCGCTAAAATGCCTAGTTTCAACAACATATCACGCCCCGAATGCAGCCGGAAATTGATATTGACATACATAGTAGTGCTATCTATAAGCAATCCAGACGCTGCCGGAACGCGTGCAAAGATCTGGCGGTAACATATGAAGCGATCAATCTGGGCCCATTTAGCGGCTTAAATACAGATGGTTAGCTATTTTGAATATGGGCTCTGCCACGGTCATTCAATTTGGCTTTGACAGATGTTCAACCGGATATGTCGGCAGGTCCCTCATCGGGTCTCCAGCTGTCGGCATCGACGATGGGGCGCAAGCTCAAGCTCGGGTCGCAACTGAGTGAGCGCCATTAATCCATCGTCACCCCACGAGGGGGAAGGCTTTAGCTTGTTAGTCTTCCCCCTCACATATCGCCCGAGGGCAAAGGCAGGGAAGTTAGGTAAACGAATTTTCGTTGTGTTGGACCGGTAAAGGAATTGGCCAAGATGGCATATCATACCAAAACAAATGGCGAGAAACATTTCCCTATCATGTGCGCCGAAAGCATCGACGCGGTCAGCTATGTCTACCAGCCGGTGATCTGCGCATCGACCAAAGAAACTCTCTATTTCGAGCAGCTGGCCCGTTTTGAAGGTGCCCGTGACGATGACCGGCGGACGCAGACGATCATCGAATGGCTTGAGGTAACCGGCGATATCATAGGGCTCGATATCCATAGCTTCGATGTTGCGATTGTCGCGCTGTTGGAAAATGACGATATCAATATCGGCGTAAATATCTCGGGCGCGACATTGAGCAAGAAGGAAGCCTGTGCCGAAATCATCGCGCGCCTGAAGGATGCGGCCGCGATATGCCCGCGCCTCTATGTCGAAGTGACCGAAACACACGCCATATCCAATATGCTGTATGCGGCCGAATTTGCCAGCGCCCTCGACGGATTGGGGATGCAGATGGTGGTCGATGACTTCGGCGAGGGTAACTCCACCGGTCTTTATCTCTCCGTGCTCTATCCTGCGCTGGTAAAGCTGCGCATGAAAAGCGGGCAGGCGGTTACGCCGGAGCTTCTCGAAAAGGCCGCATTGGCGCGCACCTACGGCGCGGCGCTGGTGGTGGAGGGATTGGAAAGCCAGGAAGATATTCTCCGCTTCCCCAAAACCCTAGTCGATTTCTACCAGGACTATCATGTCGGAAGACCTGCGGAGCTGAAGCAGTGGCGGCTTCGAAAATCACGCCCGGCGCTTCGGCTGGTCAGCAACGCATAAGTGGAGCAGCCAATTTCGGGCGCGCCTCATGTTCTGTGGTGATCTGATCAAGGCGGTGGCGGGAGACTAAAGTTTATTTGCATGTCGGTTTCGAACCCTCGCACCAAAACAATGAACGGGATCGAATGCAAATTATTGAGTTCTGACGTCGGTTTGGTGAAAGGGCCTCCCTCTTTCGCAAATCGGCGTCGGAAACCCTGCCTTTTCCGATTTTCGGGCGGCAGGATTTTGTCGGGTGGTACGCATCCTTCCCGCACAATGGTATCGCCTTTTACGGAGGAATGACGGCATAACAGGGCGGTCATTCCTCCCTTTTTTGGGGACGATACGTATCGTTCAAAAGGCATCCGCACAGTTAAGCGGGGCGAACCTCGCCCTTCATCAGCGCAACGGCAACCGCCTCACCCACCACCTCGGCATATTTGGCCTGCAGATCAAACAGGCTCGCCTCATGCGGGGCCGGATGCCGGTCGCCGCACGCCTCGCGCACAACAAAGGGCGCAAAGCCATTTTGCAACGCATCCAGCGCGGTCGCCCGAACGCAGCCCGAGGTCGATAATCCGGTTATGACAAGCGTGTCGATCGCCATATCCTGCAATGTCGCGGCGAGCCCGGTGCCAAAAAAGGCGGAGGCATATTGTTTGCTGATGACGAGATCCTGCTCCGCCGGTTGCAGGGACGGCGGAAATGCCCCTAGCGGCGAACCCGCATCAAACGCCCGCAACGCCGGAATCTTCTTGTAAAACAACCCGCCATTTGCGCCGCCCGGTTCGTAGACCACATTTGTGAAGATCACGGGGATCTCGAGTTCGTGGGCCATTGCGACCAGACGCTCGTTGCTCGCCAACGCACTTTCGACACCGGCATAGAGCGGCGAGGATGGGTCGAGATAGGCCATCACAAGGTCAACGATCAGCAGGGCAGGCCGCTTGCCAAAAGCCAGATGCCCGTCAAATGCCCCGGCGTAATTGGCCTTGATGTCATCCATCAAATAGCGTCCGCAGCCTTCAACGCGGCAATCTCGCCTTCGTCCAATGCCAACAGACCGCCATATATCTCGGCATTATGTTGTCCGACTTCCGACGGCGCGGGCGAGCGAACGCGGCTGGGTGTATCCGATAATTTGGGGAAGGCGTTCTGCATCTTCAGCGTGCCCCACCGTTCGGTTTCCACATCGATGATCGAATTGCGCGCGGCAAAATGGGGGTCGGCGAGCATTTCGGGCGCGCGATACATTTTACCCGCCGGGATCGAATATTCGATCATCAATGCTTCCAGTTCCTCCACCGTCAATGTCTTGGTCCATTCGTTGATCCGGTGGTCAAGTTCAATCTGGTTCTTCCCGCGCGACACATGGTCGACATAGCGCGGGTCTTTGGCAAGTTCGGGTTGCCCCATGGCCGCGGCGAGCCGCGCCCACACTGCGTCCTGATTGGCCCCGATAAGATATTCGCCATCGGTGCATTGATACACATTGGACGGTGCGATGCCGGGCAGGAACGATCCGGACCGTTCGCGGATATAGCCCG from the Sphingorhabdus lacus genome contains:
- the gltB gene encoding glutamate synthase large subunit, whose product is MTHHFPTPEHERLAREGMYHPESEGDACGVGLVAATDGKPSRRVVAAGIEALKAVWHRGAVDADGKTGDGAGLHIDLPVRFFDDAISDSGHRPMPNRLAVGMVFLPRTDLGAQENCRTIVEAEIIDAGYTIYGWRQVPVDVSVIGTKAQATRPEIEQIMIAGPMPDDVDATEFEKNLYLIRRRIEKKIIAAQIRDFYICSLSCRSIVYKGLFLAESLSVFYPDLQDDRFESRVAIFHQRYSTNTFPQWWLAQPFRGLAHNGEINTIRGNQNWMKSHEIKMASIAFGAQSDDIKPVIPAGSSDTAALDAVFETLVRSGKEAPTAKLMLIPEAWQSNPNIPATHRAMYEYMASVMEPWDGPAALAMTDGHWAVAGVDRNALRPLRYSRTSDNLLVIGSETGMVVLPESTILEKGRLGPGQMIAVNLDEGKLYRDEELKDRISAEQDYGALVKGFRRIADLPEASGDALPIWSRAELTKRQIAAGMTLEDVEMILAPMIEDGKEAIGSMGDDTPLAVISDKPRLISQFFRQNFSQVTNPPIDSLRERHVMSLKTRFSNLANILDEKSQNADVLVLESPVLTAAEWHRLKAAFGPVAAEIDCTYDIAAGQEGLRAAISRIREEAVEAVRMGKSELFLTDENIGPDRVAIAMILAAAAVHTHLVRNGLRSYSSINVRSAECLDTHYFAVLVGVGATTVNAYLSEAAIADRHARGLLGDISLETAVGNYRTAVNEGLLKIMSKMGIAVISSYRGGYNFEAVGLSRALVNDFFPGMPNKISGEGYHSLYVNARDRHADAFDSAVARLPVGGFYKQRNGGEEHAYSAGLMHLLQSAVANDSYSTYTQFAQGVKELPPIYLRDLLEFNFAKEPVAIDEVEAITEIRKRFVTPGMSLGALSPEAHETLAIAMNRIGAKAVSGEGGEDSKRFKPYENGDNANSVIKQIASGRFGVTAEYLGACEEIEIKVAQGAKPGEGGQLPGFKVTEMIARLRHSTPGVMLISPPPHHDIYSIEDLAQLIYDLKQINPRARVCVKLVSAAGIGTIAAGVAKAHADVILVSGNVGGTGASPQTSIKYAGTPWEMGLSEANQVLTLNGLRHRIKLRTDGGLKTGRDIVIAAILGAEEFGIGTLSLVAMGCIMVRQCHSNTCPVGVCVQDEELRKKFTGTPEKVINLMTFIAEEVREILAKLGFRSLDEVIGRTELLRQVSRGAEHLDDLDLNPILAKVDAPDSARRFSIPTFRNEVPDSLDAQMIRDAKPVFERREKMQLTYNVRNTHRAVGTRFSSEITRLYGMKDLAEDHVHVRLRGSAGQSLGAFLCQGITLEVFGDANDYVGKGLSGGTIIVRPTVSSPLDSQHNSIIGNTVLYGATSGKLFAAGQAGERFAVRNSGAHVVVEGCGSNGLEYMTGGIAVILGKVGSNFGAGMTGGMAFVLDPDDSFASNANPESIVWQRLESAHWEEQLKSLIMAHAHATDSAWSRSIIDDWDRRRGEFWQICPKEMLSRLAYPLSDKATLEAAE
- a CDS encoding DUF2059 domain-containing protein, producing MLKSTLLGLSLTVSSFALTVSASAETPAATTAPAPVDPVRLKLAEQTVAKLIPPGTYQKIMKDMMDTMAGGIVDQMMGMDAATMAGMAGEEVGSEAAAAVKGKTMAEILAEADPNFKERMDITMKVMFTEMGDLMSAIEPTVREALAKIYARKYSARELADMNSFFATPSGAAFAGNFMATFTDKEMMDASFGMMPKIMEAMPAIMKKVQAATAHLPPPPKPGGESAMEAAAAATADVAGSDETGEEPWYAEENWQPAARSKATKLSDAYAKANAKSDAAYTAYEDAQVSAIDEARQRFLAQGWKPEPAPEPMAAEDIPDNAVPPPAAPK
- a CDS encoding NAD(P)-dependent oxidoreductase, whose translation is MAKDPMLKFISKAQAYPEKRAPELRAEDFDEIANRYAPEAAADQASRCSQCGVPYCSVHCPLHNHIPDWLRLTAEGRLREAYELSNLTSTMPEICGRICPQDRLCEGNCVIEFSGHDAVTIGSVEKYITDTAWEQGWVEPIEVGAARGQSVGIIGGGPGGLTTAEYLRVAGYDVHVYDRYDRMGGLLTYGIPGFKLEKDVVMRRIKRLEDSGIIFHANFEVGRDASLDDLRAKHDAVLIATGVYKARDIKTPGIGLDGIVPALDYLTASNRKGFGDTVEAFESGALNAEGKDVVVIGGGDTAMDCVRTAIRQGAKSVKCLYRRDRENMPGSQREVANAEEEGVEFVWLSGPKGFDGTDKVERVHVSKMRLGAPDASGRRAPENDPAGDFTVNADLVITALGFEAEDLPVLFGAQDLNVTRWGTIRVDHTTQMTNLDGVFAIGDIVRGASLVVWAIRDGRDVTQHIHNWLQAKAKAAKVAA
- a CDS encoding undecaprenyl-diphosphate phosphatase — encoded protein: MTDWLVAIILGIVEGLTEFLPVSSTGHLILATELLGYDAGRWAIFNIAIQPGAILAVVVLYWRTFMDVLKGLFTLESGAIAFVRNLLLAFFPAVILGLAFGDIIEVMLENAVIVAWALIIGGFAILVVEKYAKPEESGGVAALSVKQSAMIGLVQCLAMIPGVSRSGATILGAMSLGIDRKTAAEFSFFLAMPTLTGATILQLFKHRDQVSMDDMGLIGIGFFVSFVVAWIVIKAFLAVVTRYGFGPFAWYRIIAGTAALIWLAQR
- a CDS encoding complex I NDUFA9 subunit family protein: MQGKLVTIFGGSGFLGRYVAQELLAMGVRIRVACRNPSNAIYIKPLGNLGQVQLVAADVRKPGSVKRAVADADAVVNLVGSFADMDAIQNIGARNIAKAAAEQGAAALVHISAIGADPESIAEYGKSKAAGEAAVREHFPTATILRPSIVFGREDQFLNRFAGLIRMLPVVPVIGGATRFQPVFVGDVAKAVAAALTGTKGQTLELGGPEILSMLDLNRWIAKAIGRDPLFIEVPDMAAELLAKTTGWLPGAPITMDQFRMLGNDNVVTGTDGLAAYGIVPTPMDVVAHDWLTLYRKHGRFGTTSTEAAADVQA
- a CDS encoding EAL domain-containing protein, whose translation is MAYHTKTNGEKHFPIMCAESIDAVSYVYQPVICASTKETLYFEQLARFEGARDDDRRTQTIIEWLEVTGDIIGLDIHSFDVAIVALLENDDINIGVNISGATLSKKEACAEIIARLKDAAAICPRLYVEVTETHAISNMLYAAEFASALDGLGMQMVVDDFGEGNSTGLYLSVLYPALVKLRMKSGQAVTPELLEKAALARTYGAALVVEGLESQEDILRFPKTLVDFYQDYHVGRPAELKQWRLRKSRPALRLVSNA
- a CDS encoding isochorismatase family protein — encoded protein: MDDIKANYAGAFDGHLAFGKRPALLIVDLVMAYLDPSSPLYAGVESALASNERLVAMAHELEIPVIFTNVVYEPGGANGGLFYKKIPALRAFDAGSPLGAFPPSLQPAEQDLVISKQYASAFFGTGLAATLQDMAIDTLVITGLSTSGCVRATALDALQNGFAPFVVREACGDRHPAPHEASLFDLQAKYAEVVGEAVAVALMKGEVRPA